The Oncorhynchus nerka isolate Pitt River linkage group LG13, Oner_Uvic_2.0, whole genome shotgun sequence sequence TGAAAGAGGAATGAAAGGTAAACTATTATCAGACAGGTGAATGTAGAGGTCAGTAAAGGCTTCAACGCGCAGGGTTAAGCTTCAACGCGCAGGGTTAGGCTTCAACGCGCAGGGTTAGGCTTCAACGCGCAGGGTTAGGCTTCAACGCGCAGGGTTAGGCTTCAACGCGCAGGGTTAGGCTTCAACGCGCAGGGTTAGGCTTCAACGCGCAGGGTTAGCCTTCAACGCGCAGGGATAGGCTTCAACACAGGGTTAGGCTTCAACACAGGGTTAGGCTTCAACACAGGGTTAGGCTTCAACACAGGGTTAGGCTTCAACACAGGGTTAGGCTTCAACGCACAGGGTTAGGCTTCAACGCACAGGGTTAGGCTTCAACGCACAGGGTTAGGCTTCAACGCACAGGGTTAGGCTTCAACGCACAGGGTTAGGCTTCAACACACAGGGTTAGGCTTCAACACACAGGGTTAGGCTTCAACACACAGGGTTAGGCTTCAACACACAGGGTTAGGCTTCAACACACAGGGTTAGGCTTCAACACACAGGGTTAGGCTTCAACACACAGGGTTAGGCTTCAACGCACAGGGTTAGGCTTCAACGCACAGGGTTAGGCTTCAACGCACAGGGTTAGGCTTCAACGCAGGGTAAAACTACATCAGATCCAAaggttttatttattattattattattattattatttatttcttCATGTGAAGAACACAGGACATTTCACATGTCCGAAATGTGATGTataaataaatgttgatttgatttagatacaGACATGCATTTTAAACAGTATGTTAGATCCATAATGATCCTGAAGCTCACCTGAAACAGCGGGACCACGCTAGACACTGCCTCTGGATCTGAGGGGTCCTTCAAGAGGATGCAAAGATAGTAGATGACTGTTtgctgaagaaaaaaaaaacatcataAGATACGATATAATAATATTGTATATACCATTTATCAGACtattttatccaaagcgactttcAGTCATGCATTGTTCACTGTCCTACGATCATCAACGGTTCAGATAAGTTATAGCAGGATCCATCGAACTGCATCTGAACGAGAAGCAGTCAACGCCTTTAGTGACGATCAAATCAACTGGAAATGTACCTTCATCAGCTCAGTATCCTATTTCCTCACCATGTGAATAGCTTCATTCATTACTATGTCTTTGATTTTCCTCACCATGTGAATAGCTTCATTCATTACTATGTCTTTGATTTTCCTCACCATGTGAATAGCTTCATTAATTTACTATGTCTTTGATTTTCCTCACCATGTGAATAGCTTCTTTAATTTACTATGTCTTTGATTTTCCTCACCATGTGAATAGCTTCTTTAATTTACTATGTCTTTGATTTTCCTCACCATGTGAATAGCTTCATTAATTACTATGTCTTTGATCTTGCCCATCTCTATGAAGTCTGTAGACTCCCTGCCGGAGGCGTAGCTAGAAGACACCTGGACACCCAGAGAACCAATGATGAGCAGCGTCTCATGGTCCACCTTCACAAAGTGGATGTGAACCATCATACCGACCAGGGTGATGATTATGGCACTGGAGAGAACGGCTGTGTtctggagagagatgaagagaatggCATTgaagtaaaaaattaaaaataaaaagtttTAATCTCTCTGTAGACTCAGGGTGCTCCACATACAGCGACTTTGAGAAGAGACCAGCATTGAACTGATTGAACCACAACAACAATAATACTTAGCTATATTATTAAATGATTAATCTAGCTTAGTGGGTTACCGACACTGGCCCTAAAGTGCTATAGGGGCACACTTTTGTTCTAGACCTGCACTAACACCACCGATACAACCACACAACACCTGCTGAGCAGTTGGTTGAATCAGATGTGTTAGTGTCGGGCTGGAACAAAAtcctgcacacccagtagcttCCGGAAACTGGATTGTTGACCAGTGACGCAGGTGCCATGGTCAAAACTATTAGACTGTAtagcgaatagggtgccatttgggactaaacCCTAGTATCCTTACCTCAGTGACGAAGAATATGATGTAGGCCGATAGCCAGACGGCGCAAGTGTAAGCCATCACTCTGCCTATGGAGACTTTAGCCGAGCTAACCGTGAACTCCCTGCAGAAACCCGAGTGACTTTGACACTCCAGAGAGATGGCCTTGCCGTCGATGTCCGTGTAGGTTTCATCTTCCATGCTGTAATGCTGGTCACCGTTCTGCATAAACTCTAGATGACTGAATATCAATAGCTGGAACTGGAGTGatgtctagctaacgttagctatcgtCTAACTAATGTAGGCTAGCTCTAACGTCTCCAGTGAGAAGACAGCTTACTAGCTATAGCTAACAATGTGGAGACTGAATAAACTATTTAAAAACAATTAACAATAACTAACATATTTGCATACGCTAAGTTACTAGTTTACTTCAAAGCCAGCAAATACGTGAATCCGGAAATTCACTTCCTCTCAATATTGACTATTAATTGCACAAAACTAGGTCAACATCGATGAGAAAACCTCTTTGACCGAACTGGCAAGCTACAAACTTTGAGGTGCATTGTGGGGAAAGTAAGCTATTCCAAACAACAACTACATTTCCCAGGATGCTTCGCGGTCTATAACTTTTGACCTCTGGATGAAAACAAGCCgatcagctgatgaaactgtgaacAACATCTAGCTGTTGGGCAGCGAAATTATCCTTATAAGAGAGATATATGTATACACAACGGTATCTTTGTGATTGACATTGCATACCATGTTTGTTTATTAAAAGAGTATTGCGTTGTTTTGTGTGTAGAAGGTGAAAAAACGTTTAGGTTAGGAAATATCTTGGCAAACTAAGCTAGGTCCATATTTTTGGCTTGATAATGGCTTTTGTTGATGGGTTGGTTCTTGAGAAATGGGTCGTTTCAGTTGATGTGGAGTAACTGACAAATATGTTAgtgttttctttatatatatatatatatatatatatatatatgcagatTTGTTGTTTTTGCACAGAGTCACGGTTGTCAATTTCTACTCTCAAAGTCGCTTagccaacaacaacagcagctaaACAAACACTAAGCcatctaacgttagctaatgCCAATGTTATTGGTGGTTGATAGCTATCGATTGCTTGCAGGTGGTGCTAGCTGCATGTCTGGACATGTATGTAGGAAATCGTTATGATTGTTTTGCTGACACACAGACATATCTGTAATTTAAAGAGTCATTTGATGTCAAAGTGATCTGTCACAGTTCATTTTTGAAAATTGATCTGCTAAGTGTTTTTGGGGAGTATAGAAGAGGCACTACTACCATAACGTACTAAATAAGAAAACATTTAAATCTTTAACACCTTACAGACTATAGCCATAAACATATTCTACATCAGTCTGGTATCGTTATCCCGAGTGTAGTTTTCGACTCTTCAGCAACAGTTCCTCAGGCACAGATTATAGGCATAAAGACGCCCTTGTTAGCAGTACCACACCAAAGTGTTAATTATGAGTGGTCAAGGTCCGTCTGTAGGTAAAAGGATCAACACCATCCTGGTGTGTCAGGAGAGCTGGAGAGCTACGCCTGCGGCGGCTCAGACGCCGCCGCCTTCGATTGCGACAGCCTGCAGTGCGTCCTCCGCGAGCTAGAGCTCCATCGCCAGGAACGCATCGCCCCGGGACACGTCCCTTTCTGTGACTCCTGTAAAGGGGACAACCGCGGCTTTGGGGTGAACAGGGGCTGGCTGAGGGCAGTGGTGCGCTGCCAGGGCTGTAAGAGTAACCTCTGTTTGGACTGCCAGAAGCGGAGCCACAGCGGGGTGAACAAGAGGAAGCACCCTGtgaccctctaccctcctccggTGAAAGCCCAGGATAGTAGCCTGGAGGCTGGggatggaggggagtggaggCCCTGAAAGCAAAACTGGAGAAGGTGTGCAGCTTCTTACTGGTGGATGAGAAGGAGGAGATGCAGGTGAGGGACATATTGTGTGCTTgaatgcatcctaaatggcacactgttccctttatagtgtacttATTTTTGACCAGGCCCCACAGAGTCATACTCAACCCCCTCACTGTAGACACGAATCAACCCCCTCACTGTAGACTCTAATAAACCCCCTCACTGTAGACACGAATCAACCCCCTCACTGTAGACTCTAATCAACCCCCTCACTGTAGACACTCTAATCAACCCCCTCACTGTAGACTCTAATCAACCCCCTCACTGTAGACACTAATCAACCCCCTCACTGTAGACACTAATCAACCCCCTCACTGTAGACTCTAATCAACCCCCTCACTGTAGACTCTAATCAACACTCTCACTGTAGACTCTAATCAACCCCCTCACTGTAGACTCTAATCAACCCCCTCACTGTAGACTCTAATCACTAGGAACTTGTGTATATCTGAAAAGATTGGATGATGGGTATAAGGCAGTTTGCAGTTTGACAATCTGTATGAAACGCCAAGGAGAAATATCTTAAATAATCGTCCTTCGATTCAGATTGGAGGACTGCCGGCTGTACAAGAAAATATTGGTTAAGAAGACCAATAATCGTGTGTGTCCATCTTTGTGcaatcatgccaactccttgttaGTCATTGACATGTCAATGAACAATGGAGCTGGCAaacgcacaaacagatctgggaccaggctctaGAAgtagacaacagatctgggaccaggctttagaagtagacaacagatctgggaccaggctatagaaggagacaacagatctgggaccaggctctaGAAgtagacaacagatctgggaccaggctttagaagtagacaacagatctgggaccaggctatagaaggagacaacagatctgggaccaggctttagaagtagacaacagatctgggaccaggctatagaaggagacaacagatctgggaccaggctatagaaggagacaacagatctgggaccaggctatagaaggagacaacagatctgggaccaggctatagaaggagacaacagatctgggaccaggctagaccaATACTCTGTTTGGTTGAGGAAAGTACTTCACCACAGACTGACCTCTGTTGTATTGAATCTCTAGTTAAAGGACGAGGAAGACTTTGTGAGCCGGCTGGACTGCAGGCTAGAGGAACTCCTCAAGGTCGTGTCTATCTTTGGAAACACTGGGGGAGGGGAAGTCCCACGCCCTGAATCACACCTTCTTCCTGGGGCGAGAGGTGTTCCAGACATCCCCCACCCAGGAGTCCTGCACCGTGGGGGTCTGGGCTGCCGTGGACCCCATCCACAGGGTTGTGGTGATCGACACAGAGGGACTGCTGGGGGCAGGTACAGAattaaacatgactaaatatgaAGCAGGAGCTGGACATACACTGATGGTAGCTAGAACCAACAGCAAGGCTTCGACTgacatctgattggtcaaaaccTTGTTGTATCAAAAGACTAGGCTAGAGTATCACTTGTCTGTCTGTTGAGggaatgctgtctgtctgttgagggaatgctgtctgtctgttgagggaatgctgtctgtctgtcgaggggaatggtgtctgtctgtcgtgGAGAatgctgtatgtctgtctgtcgaggggaatgttgtctgtctgtcgaggggaatgttgtctgtctgtctgtcgaggggaatgctgtctgtctgtctgtcgaggggaatgctgtctgtctgtcgaggGGAAGGCCTAAAGGCTTTTGATGATGATCACATTGGGAGCACTAACCAGTCAGCAGACATCTACTAACACTTCACCTTCCTCGGTTCCCACCTAGGATCCAATCAGGGCCAGCGTACCCAGCTGCTCCTCCAAGTCCTTGCCGTCTCCGACCTCGTTATCTACCGTACCCATGCCGACCGTCTCCACGACGACCTGTTCAAGCTCCTAGGTGATGCTTCGGAAGCCTATCTGAAGCACTTCACCAGGGAGCTGAAGGCCACTACAGCCCGATGTGGCCTGGACGTCCCTCTGTCCACTCTGGGACCAGCTCTTATTATCTTCCATGGGACCGTCCACACCAAGCTACTGGGCTCAGGTAGGTGCTTCTGGTTGGcttagcctgagtgccagtctgtttgtgctgtcatgTCAATGAAGTTGACAATAACACAAACAGCTGGGTTCAGGTTGGGggacagggtcaggggtcagacagacagacaaacagatggGTTCAGGTTGGGGGACAGGGTCAGACAGACAAACAGCTGGGTTCAGGTTAGGGGACAGGGTCAGACAGACAAACAGCTGGGTTCAGGTTGGGGGACAGGGTCAGGGgttgagacagagatagagaccaTAGCAGGATTGCCCTCAATTCAGTTTTCAGTTTAGAAAGTGGAAATAACTTGTCATAGCCTAGTCCATTCACCTCTACTTACAATCATCAGTCTCTAACATCAAGACTGTCTTCCCCTCTTTTCTCTTCTTcatccactgctctctctcttcccctctctcctctacatctttctatatctatctctctctctcctctacatctctctcctctacatctttctctatctatctatctctctctctcctctacatctttctctatctctctctctcctctacagctctctctctctctctctctctctctctctctctctctctctctctcgctctctctcgctctctctctctctctctcctctacatctctctctctcctctctctctctctctctctctctctctctctctctctctctctctctctctctctctctctctctactctctctctatctatctctctctctctctcagctctcgctctctctctcctctctctctctctctctactctctccctctctctctctcctctctctctctctctctcctctttctctctatctctctctctctctctctttctctctctctctctctctctctcagctctctctctctctctctcctctctctctctctctctctctctctctcgctctctctctctctctctctctctctctctctctctctctctctctcctctacatctctccctctctctctctcctctacatctctccctctctctcgctctctctctctctctctcctctacatctctctctctctctctctcttcccctctcccctctacatctctttctccctctcttctctacatctcgctcgctccccctctctccagacaaCCCATCAGAGTCTGCAGAACGTCTGCTCCAGGTGCGTTTCAGGAAGTTGGGTATGTTTCCCGAGTCCTTCAGCTCCATCCAGTATCGCGGGACTCGAACCTACAACCCCCCGACAGATTTTAGTGGTCTGCTGCGGAGCCTGGAGCAACAGTTAGATAACAACACTACTCGCTCACCTCGTTCCGCAAGCGTCATATACAGAGCCCtgca is a genomic window containing:
- the LOC115125418 gene encoding phosphatidylinositol N-acetylglucosaminyltransferase subunit H, with protein sequence MQNGDQHYSMEDETYTDIDGKAISLECQSHSGFCREFTVSSAKVSIGRVMAYTCAVWLSAYIIFFVTENTAVLSSAIIITLVGMMVHIHFVKVDHETLLIIGSLGVQVSSSYASGRESTDFIEMGKIKDIVINEAIHMQTVIYYLCILLKDPSDPEAVSSVVPLFQSSKPRLNCLVKVYKSCQEILAKC